One Aegilops tauschii subsp. strangulata cultivar AL8/78 chromosome 7, Aet v6.0, whole genome shotgun sequence genomic window carries:
- the LOC141027346 gene encoding uncharacterized protein, with product MATADDLKKLEEELKNRESLLQAVLPPAASTYAASIKTFVPITLDLEDSNYAKWRELFLVALGLYGLSAHILSENTPSDTSATSDWGRDDFTVLSWIYGLISLELFGIIMKPSSTAKQIWDAIANLFRDNKKSRALALDAEFRNTAQGDMTISDYCAKLKSLSDALDDVG from the exons ATGGCCACTGCTGACGATCTTAAGAAACTTGAGGAAGAACTCAAGAACCGCGAGTCTCTCCTTCAG GCCGTCCTTCCTCCGGCTGCCTCCACTTATGCCGCCTCCATCAAGACGTTTGTCCCCATCACGCTCGACCTCGAGGACTCCAACTATGCTAAGTGGCGCGAGCTCTTCCTTGTTGCTCTCGGCCTCTATGGCCTCTCGGCTCACATTCTCTCCGAAAACACCCCGTCAGACACCTCCGCCACTTCAGATTGGGGCCGTGATGACTTCACCGTCCTCTCTTGGATCTATGGCTTGATCTCTCTTGAGCTCTTCGGCATCATCATGAAGCCCAGTTCCACGGCGAAACAAATTTGGGATGCCATCGCCAACCTCTTCCGCGACAACAAAAAGAGCCGTGCTCTCGCTCTTGACGCCGAGTTCCGCAATACTGCTCAAGGGGACATGACGATCTCCGACTACTGTGCAAAGCTCAAGTCTCTCTCAGATGCTCTTGATGATGTTGGTTAG